A genomic segment from Polyangium mundeleinium encodes:
- a CDS encoding multiheme c-type cytochrome — protein sequence MTSGRIVLLATLASGLLGLAAAESAEPTRMPGPAPVPRTAHAAEENTRCEGCHADIATEWRASLHKKAHDDPAYQRALAIEPLPFCRGCHAPEADPMRDPPPDLGALGVACTSCHGDGSRVLAAPRETQRIAPHPVVRAAAFASASACAACHEFSFPDPDRRFTPLFMQATASEHRASPFADASCAECHMPLVGEGASRHRSHVFPASRDPALLRASARITATRASASTVEVRIEPLALGHAFPTGDLFRRLAIRAEAVGPEQSVLSEDARYLSRRFGRGKGRDGHSIKVLTGDDRVMPGAPSVITLSLGEKANTAPILWQVTYERVEHPIEESSDHAVVEGEVVLAEGTLAPP from the coding sequence ATGACCTCCGGAAGGATCGTCCTCCTCGCCACGCTCGCCTCGGGGCTCCTCGGGCTCGCTGCCGCCGAGTCGGCCGAGCCCACGAGAATGCCGGGGCCCGCGCCCGTGCCACGCACCGCCCACGCGGCCGAGGAGAACACGCGTTGCGAGGGCTGCCACGCGGACATCGCAACAGAATGGCGCGCCTCGCTGCACAAAAAGGCCCACGACGATCCGGCCTACCAAAGAGCCCTCGCCATCGAGCCCCTGCCCTTCTGCCGCGGCTGCCATGCGCCGGAGGCCGATCCCATGCGGGATCCACCTCCCGATCTCGGCGCCCTCGGCGTCGCCTGCACCTCGTGCCACGGCGACGGCTCGCGCGTGCTCGCCGCCCCGCGCGAAACGCAACGAATCGCGCCGCACCCCGTCGTGCGCGCGGCCGCGTTCGCCTCGGCCTCCGCCTGCGCGGCTTGTCACGAGTTTTCCTTTCCCGACCCTGATCGCCGCTTCACGCCGCTCTTCATGCAGGCGACGGCGAGCGAGCACCGGGCCTCGCCATTCGCCGACGCGAGCTGCGCCGAATGCCACATGCCCCTCGTGGGCGAGGGCGCGTCGCGGCACCGCAGCCACGTATTCCCGGCCTCGCGGGATCCCGCGCTCCTCCGCGCCTCGGCCCGCATCACGGCCACGCGCGCGAGCGCGAGCACCGTCGAGGTACGTATCGAGCCGCTCGCCCTTGGACACGCCTTCCCCACCGGGGATCTCTTCCGGCGCCTCGCCATCCGCGCCGAGGCCGTGGGCCCGGAGCAAAGCGTGCTCTCCGAGGACGCGCGTTACCTCTCGCGGCGCTTCGGCCGCGGCAAGGGGCGCGACGGCCACTCCATAAAAGTGCTCACCGGCGATGATCGCGTGATGCCCGGCGCGCCGTCCGTCATCACGCTCTCGCTCGGCGAAAAGGCCAACACCGCGCCGATCCTCTGGCAAGTCACCTACGAGCGCGTGGAGCACCCGATTGAGGAGAGCTCGGATCACGCCGTGGTGGAGGGCGAGGTCGTGCTCGCGGAAGGCACGCTCGCCCCACCCTGA